The following proteins are co-located in the Zonotrichia leucophrys gambelii isolate GWCS_2022_RI unplaced genomic scaffold, RI_Zleu_2.0 Scaffold_34_1600103, whole genome shotgun sequence genome:
- the LOC135460299 gene encoding RNA-binding protein 4B-like has translation MVKLFIGNLPREATEQEIRSLFEQYGKVLECDIIKNYGFVHIEDRTAAEDAIRNLHHHKLHGVCINVEASKNKSKASTKLHVGNISPACTNLELRAKFEEYGPVIECDIVKDYAFVHMERAEDAVEAIRGLDNTEFQGKRMRVQLSTSRLRTAPGMGDKSGCYRCGKEGHWSKECPVDRPGQVADFAEAYNEQYGAVRTPYTAGYGETVYYDEAYGGMADYYKRYRVRSYATASAYDAYAEQTMAQYSQYAQYSQVQSSAMAATTAMAGRIPTTLDAYDRALLPTPGAAAAVAAAAATAAAAAASSTYYTRDRSPLRRTAAAASTVGEAYTYERGQLSPVSSVARASLYDMQRFGQDLYMERARYSIF, from the exons ATGGTGAAGCTGTTCATCGGGAACCTGCCGCGGGAGGCGACGGAGCAGGAGATCCGCTCCCTGTTCGAGCAGTACGGGAAGGTGCTGGAGTGCGACATCATCAAGAACTACGGCTTCGTGCACATCGAGGACAGGACGGCGGCCGAGGACGCCATCCGCAACCTGCACCACCACAAGCTGCACGGCGTCTGCATCAATGTGGAGGCCAGCAAGAACAAGAGCAAAGCCTCCACCAAGCTGCACGTGGGCAACATCAGCCCCGCCTGCACCAACCTAGAGCTGCGCGCCAAGTTCGAGGAGTACGGCCCCGTCATCGAATGTGACATCGTCAAGGACTACGCCTTCGTGCACATGGAGCGGGCCGAGGATGCCGTGGAGGCCATCCGGGGGCTGGACAACACCGAGTTCCAAG GCAAGCGGATGCGCGTGCAGCTGTCCACCAGCCGGCTGCGGACGGCGCCCGGGATGGGAGACAAGAGCGGCTGCTACCGCTGCGGGAAGGAGGGGCACTGGTCTAAGGAGTGCCCGGTCGATCGCCCGGGGCAAGTGGCGGACTTTGCCGAGGCCTATAACGAGCAGTACGGAGCCGTGCGCACTCCCTACACCGCGGGCTATGGGGAGACCGTGTATTACGATGAGGCCTACGGCGGGATGGCCGACTACTACAAGCGCTACCGCGTCCGCTCCTACGCCACGGCCTCGGCGTACGACGCCTACGCGGAGCAGACCATGGCCCAGTACTCCCAGTACGCCCAGTACTCCCAGGTCCAGTCCTCGGCCATGGCCGCCACCACGGCCATGGCCGGCCGCATCCCCACCACCTTAGACGCGTACGACCGAGCGCTGCTGCCCACCCCGGGCGCGGCGGCCGCcgtcgccgccgccgccgccaccgccgcggccgccgccgcgtCCTCCACGTATTACACCCGGGACAGGAGCCCCCTGCGCCGCACGGCCGCCGCGGCCAGCACCGTCGGAGAGGCGTACACGTACGAGCGTGGGCAGCTGTCGCCCGTCTCCTCGGTGGCCCGGGCGTCCCTCTACGACATGCAGCGCTTCGGGCAGGATCTCTACATGGAGCGGGCGCGGTACTCCATCTTCTGA
- the ZNRD2 gene encoding protein ZNRD2, translating to MALNGGMDEAEARRERLDRASRAMGALLLRGYRMLGSSCPECGTILLQDKEQRLLCVSCQDPEQGHAAAPPSAPPRPERCEGAAAAFRGSPRPAPEPPGVGGTDAGADGDGGTGAAVAAARAALLQKLLWAARELPRSGSVEGSARLCRLVRDCALALRGLRDLEPPGSHPGPPSGHPETF from the exons ATGGCGTTGAACGGCG GCATGGACGAGGCCGAggcgcggcgggagcggctgGACCGGGCGAGCCGGGCCATGGGGGCGCTGCTGCTCCGGGGGTACCGAATGTTGGGGAGCTCCTGCCCGGAGTGCGGG ACGATTCTGctgcaggacaaggagcagcGGCTGCTGTGCGTGAGCTGCCAGGACCCCGAGCAGGGACACG ccgccgcccctccctccgcccctccccgccccgaGCGCTGCGAGGGCGCGGCCGCCGCGTTCCGGGGctccccccgcccggccccggagccccccggtGTTGGCGGTACCGATGCCGGTGCCGATGGCGATGGCGGCACCGGGGCCgcggtggcggcggcgcgggcggcgctgctgcagaagctgctctGGGCGGCGCGGGAGCTGCCCCGCAGCGGCTCCGTGGAGGGCAGCGCCCGCCTCTGCCGCCTGGTGCGGGACTGCGCCCTGGCCCTGCGGGGGCTGCGGGACCTGGAGCCCCCCGGGAGCCACCCGGGACCCCCCTCGGGGCACCCCGAGACTTTCTGA